A genomic region of Cryptococcus neoformans var. grubii H99 chromosome 13, complete sequence contains the following coding sequences:
- a CDS encoding transportin-3, translating into MADNPVLQALQTLYHDPDTAAKRRANEWLQEFQHSAEAWQTAHVLLNAPDSPLEGRLFSAQTLRAKITYDLSQLPRESLPPLRDSLLNILLPLSSPSAPTGSKAVLLQLCLAISDLALQMPEWENVVPTMIERFGTDPGTVTVLLMFLKTLPEEATNPRIPLAQDEARAILNRLVSGSARRVLEVLTMYIQAEGVTTPIQISVFEALRSWLQAGEVTASQVAATPLFSAALSALASDQLFDAAVDVLCDLIHETQELNDNMTVVQEIIPRVIALRGELERYKDDPDRVRGYCRILCEAGECYQSLIVQHPGDLLPLVQAIAECAAYPDLDIVPITFYFWYALSESLERQENFSQNPAYTPILSIFSDLQSIIISHLHFPPDDEQQTAQERDEFRTFRHRMGDTLKDCCHVLGATVCLKKSYNLILSALSQPSPSWQAIEAPLFSMRSMGAEVDPNDDEVLPHIMALLPTLPQHPKIRYASILVISRYSPWLNRHPEHLTFTLSYVSAGFEMADEQVSAAAAHAMKFICQDCTTHLVPFLPQLHTFMEGIGERLGQEDVVEVCEAIAYIIDGMLPAEAASALSLFCSPLITRTQTLLSLSPSAPTSSVSVSEGDLEKISDTLEQIDAYLSIVRTLSPFPPSCYPTAGRVYAILDVLLENFGGVYHISEKVGSVLRRGLIFFPADLLVGAGTGVEGENGGGRGEEGGLVSQLIKRMQTSFEETGYASYLWIMGKVVDKFGDMVLSSTSGGETEGAGRMVGELLGRGFEGVTTSLGRLLERKVAVEIPDVLDDYVHLFHSYLIHLPPILASPLLPLALSHTLQALTCPATSIILTSLDVLALLSSHLSPSLSPSSTSTSSSRPSTPKNPAAVRPMFAQYARLTLSLLLKGLVADFPDEASEPIGQVLVHFAIAFGGSGGEMEAWVREALAGVGGHLILPADKETFLGHIHECIASGQPEKIKYALHGLLRAARRMRERGRQSRKSLGAV; encoded by the exons aTGGCAGACAACCCAGTCTTACAGGCGCTTCAGACTCTTTACCACGATCCGGATACCGCagcgaagaggagagcAAACGAATGGCTCCAAGAATTTCAGCATAGT GCCGAAGCATGGCAAACTGCGCACGTTCTACTCAACGCTCCTGATTCGCCGTTAGAAGGGAGATTATTCTCTGCTCAGACATTACGTGCCAAG ATCACATATGACCTCTCTCAGCTCCCACGCGAATCCCTCCCGCCCCTCCGCGACTCCCTGCTCAACATCCTCCtacctctctcctccccttccgcCCCAACCGGCTCTAAAGctgtccttctccaactaTGTCTCGCCATCTCCGACCTTGCTCTCCAAATGCCCGAATGGGAAAATGTCGTACCTACCATGATTGAGAGGTTTGGGACGGACCCAGGGACCGTAACAGTGTTATTGATGTTTTTGAAGACATTGCCAGAGGAAGCGACGAATCCGAGGATACCGCTCGCGCAAGATGAAGCAAGGGCGATTCTGAATCGATTGGTTAGTGGCTCGGCGAGGAGAGTCTTAGAGGTTTTGACAATGTATATCCAAGCCGAGG GCGTGACAACACCCATCCAAATATCTGTGTTCGAAGCTCTCCGAAGTTGGCTTCAAGCCGGCGAAGTGACCGCTTCCCAAGTTGCTGCCACCCCCCTCTTCTCGGCCGCCCTCTCTGCCCTAGCCTCTGATCAACTATTCGACGCTGCCGTAGACGTCCTATGTGATCTCATTCATGAAACTCAGGAATTAAATGATAATATGACCGTCGTCCAAGAAATTATTCCGCGGGTAATTGCTTTACGAGGAGAACTGGAGAGGTATAAAGATGATCCGGATAGAGTGAGGGGGTACTGTAGGATACTCTGTGAGGCGGGAGAGTGCTATCAGAGTTTAATCGTCCAGCACCCAGGGGATCTGTTACCCCTCGTCCAAGCTATCGCCGAATGCGCCGCCTACCCCGACCTCGATATTGTACCCATCACATTTTACTTCTGGTACGCCCTCTCCGAATCCCTCGAACGTCAAGAAAACTTCTCCCAAAATCCTGCTTACACACcaatcctctccatcttctcagACCTCcaatccatcatcatttctcacctccacttccCGCCTGACGACGAACAACAAACCGCGCAAGAACGCGATGAATTCCGTACATTCCGACACCGGATGGGCGATACCCTCAAAGACTGCTGCCACGTCCTCGGCGCCACGGTATGTCTCAAAAAATCATacaacctcatcctctctgcGCTCTCCCAACCATCCCCCTCCTGGCAAGCGATCGAAGCACCCCTCTTCTCTATGCGGTCCATGGGTGCCGAAGTGGATCCTAACGACGATGAAGTCCTCCCACACATCATGGCCCTCCTTCCGACCCTCCCGCAACATCCTAAAATTAGATACGcttccatcctcgtcatctcGCGCTACTCACCATGGCTCAACCGGCACCCCGAACATCTCACATTCACCTTGTCCTACGTGTCGGCAGGGTTTGAAATGGCGGACGAACAAGTTTCCGCCGCAGCAGCCCATGCGATGAAGTTTATCTGCCAAGACTGTACGACCCATCTTGTCCCCTTTTTGCCTCAGCTCCACACGTTTATGGAGGGTATAGGCGAGAGGCTGGGGCAAGAGGATGTGGTTGAAGTCTGCGAAGCTATCGCGTACATTATCGACGGTATGCTCCCTGCTGAAGCAGCTTCTGCGCTCTCACTGTTCTGTTCCCCCCTCATCACCCGTACCCAaactctcctctccctctctccctctgcCCCCACCTCCTCGGTATCAGTGTCGGAAGGCGACCTCGAAAAAATCTCAGACACCCTTGAACAAATAGACGCATACCTCTCTATCGTCCGTACCCTCTCCCCATTCCCTCCGTCATGCTATCCGACCGCTGGAAGGGTCTATGCGATATTGGATGTGTTGTTGGAGAACTTTGGTGGGGTGTATCATATCTCGGAGAAGGTGGGGTCCGTATTGAGGAGGGGTTTGATTTTTTTCCCGGCTGATTTGCTTGTCGGGGCTGGGACCGGAGTTGAAGGCGAAAATGGAGGcggaaggggagaagaaggaggattgGTGTCGCAACTGATCAAGCGAATGCAAACGAGCTTTGAAGAAACGGGGTACGCAAGTTATTTGTGGATAATGGGTAAAGTGGTAGACAAGTTTGGTGATATGGTCTTGTCTTCCACCTCGGGAGGAGAAACAGAGGGGGCAGGAAGAATGGTAGGAGAGTTGTTGGGGAGAGGGTTTGAAGGTGTGACAACCTCTCTTGGGAGATTGCTGGAAAGGAAAGTTGCTGTTGAGATACCTGACG TGCTGGACGATTACgtccacctcttccactcATACCTCATCCACCTTCCCCCAATCCTAGCCTCCCCTTTGCTCCCCCTCGCACTTTCGCATACCCTTCAAGCCCTTACTTGTCCAGCGACAAGCATCATTCTCACTTCGCTCGAcgtcctcgcccttctttcttcccatctctccccttccctttccccgTCCTCCACgtccacttcctcctcccgccCGTCGACGCCGAAAAACCCAGCAGCAGTCCGCCCGATGTTTGCCCAGTACGCTCGCCTcacactctccctcctcctcaaagGCCTTGTCGCCGATTTCCCAGATGAAGCTTCCGAACCCATCGGTCAAGTCCTCGTGCATTTCGCGATAGCGTTTGGTGGTAGTGGAGGGGAGATGGAGGCGTGGGTGAGGGAGGCGTTGGCTGGTGTTGGTGGACATTTGATACTGCCGGCTGATAAAGAGACATTTTTGGGGCATATTCATGA ATGCATCGCCAGCGGTCAGCCGGAAAAGATCAAGTACGCTTTACACGGCTTGTTACGGGCCGCAAGGCggatgagagagagaggaaggcagAGTAGGAAGAGTCTTGGGGCGGTATAA